A stretch of Leptospira perdikensis DNA encodes these proteins:
- a CDS encoding AMP-binding protein, protein MASSILRFADAEYFLSGKFELDLETNHPILVDPLWRGTLLENHLHKFPLPVLNSPRSFCLVTSGSTGIPKMVWKEWIEIETEIEYWTKETEIKSLFQNTEGVFVSVPLCHLYGLLWGYLIPKQLGVPVNLGAPTTAAKLWITSSPQLQTALDSGNSLPKNAVVSGMKFPVPLARTLRDRGDLSVLEIYGSTETGAMGFRDPLRQNRFQILNGLEIKLVPAEGTEESELQIKSPFLSHKSFLLETKGWTQYDIPHNEYYATNDLGNWSERGWYLFGRKDRIIKHKGKRVSLDRIESEILGLSLPGKFICVSIQDDIGDTIALFSSTNLTPAEIFTTLRKEMPESHIPKVILTNQSLPLLPNGKIDYPTITKLCSNEYDNSTDKFL, encoded by the coding sequence ATGGCCTCTTCTATCCTCCGATTTGCTGATGCAGAGTATTTCCTTTCTGGAAAATTTGAACTCGATTTAGAAACCAATCATCCTATCCTCGTGGATCCTTTATGGCGGGGGACCTTACTCGAAAATCATCTCCACAAGTTTCCACTGCCCGTTCTCAATTCACCTCGTTCCTTTTGTCTTGTCACTTCTGGTTCGACGGGAATTCCAAAAATGGTTTGGAAAGAATGGATAGAAATCGAAACGGAAATCGAGTACTGGACAAAAGAAACCGAAATCAAATCCCTCTTTCAAAATACGGAAGGCGTATTTGTTTCTGTTCCCCTCTGCCATCTTTATGGACTCCTATGGGGGTATTTGATTCCGAAACAACTTGGGGTTCCTGTAAACTTAGGGGCACCGACGACTGCAGCCAAACTTTGGATTACCTCTTCTCCCCAATTACAAACGGCTTTGGATTCCGGGAACTCACTACCAAAAAATGCAGTAGTTTCTGGAATGAAATTCCCCGTACCTCTCGCAAGAACTCTCCGAGACCGAGGTGACCTTTCTGTTTTAGAAATCTACGGTTCGACGGAAACCGGTGCCATGGGTTTTCGAGACCCACTCCGGCAAAACCGGTTCCAAATCCTCAATGGTCTGGAAATAAAATTAGTTCCAGCGGAAGGCACAGAAGAGTCTGAACTCCAGATCAAAAGTCCATTTTTATCCCATAAATCCTTCTTATTGGAAACAAAAGGATGGACACAATACGATATACCACATAATGAATATTATGCGACGAATGATTTAGGAAATTGGTCCGAACGCGGTTGGTATCTTTTTGGAAGAAAGGATCGAATCATCAAACACAAAGGAAAAAGAGTTTCTTTAGACAGAATTGAATCGGAAATTCTCGGGCTCTCATTGCCTGGAAAATTTATTTGTGTCAGCATTCAGGATGACATTGGAGATACTATTGCACTTTTTAGTTCCACAAACCTTACTCCGGCTGAGATTTTTACTACATTACGAAAGGAAATGCCAGAAAGTCATATCCCAAAAGTGATTCTTACCAACCAATCCCTTCCCCTATTACCCAATGGGAAAATTGACTACCCCACCATCACCAAACTATGTAGTAACGAATATGACAACTCAACGGATAAATTTTTATAG
- a CDS encoding bile acid:sodium symporter family protein, with protein MVTKILKLIVNAFPLVLLVVAGVGFLYPEKIIWFKGPWITYSLGAIMLGMGLTLEAEDFIRILKQPKPILIGTVLQYTIMPILGFSLGYLFQLPEAYAVGLILVSCCPGGTASNVITFLSKADVPLSVTLTSVSTILGILMTPFLVALLIGSRLEIDRLGLVITTFQVILVPVALGLFLKSLFPKLTKEIQEFFPVLSVLLIAMIVASIIASGKGTILNSDFRIFFAVILLHLGGFGLGGIFSWYLTKNTKTAKTISIEVGMQNSGLGAVLAKTHFLDPSTAIPSALSSLTHSLLGSLFATYFRRESKNPAIVD; from the coding sequence ATGGTCACAAAAATTTTGAAGCTGATTGTGAATGCGTTTCCGCTCGTCCTTCTTGTCGTTGCAGGTGTTGGATTTTTATATCCAGAAAAGATCATTTGGTTTAAGGGGCCTTGGATCACTTATAGTCTTGGTGCCATTATGCTTGGGATGGGTTTGACCCTAGAGGCCGAGGATTTCATTCGAATTTTAAAACAACCAAAACCCATTCTCATTGGAACTGTTTTACAATATACCATCATGCCTATCCTTGGATTTTCATTGGGATATCTCTTTCAATTGCCTGAAGCATACGCCGTCGGACTCATCCTTGTCTCTTGTTGTCCTGGTGGTACAGCATCCAATGTCATTACCTTTCTATCAAAGGCGGACGTTCCTTTGAGTGTGACTCTCACATCTGTGTCTACTATCCTTGGAATTCTTATGACACCGTTTCTTGTAGCCCTATTGATTGGCAGTCGATTGGAGATTGATCGTTTGGGTCTTGTGATCACCACCTTCCAGGTAATTTTAGTTCCCGTTGCTCTTGGTCTTTTTTTAAAATCGCTTTTTCCGAAACTTACAAAAGAGATCCAGGAATTCTTTCCTGTTCTCTCCGTTTTGCTCATTGCGATGATTGTGGCTTCGATCATTGCCAGTGGGAAAGGAACCATCCTTAACTCAGACTTTCGTATCTTTTTTGCTGTGATCCTTCTGCATCTAGGTGGGTTTGGTCTTGGTGGAATTTTCAGTTGGTATTTGACAAAGAATACAAAGACCGCAAAAACCATCTCGATTGAAGTGGGGATGCAAAATTCTGGGTTGGGAGCTGTGCTTGCCAAGACCCATTTCCTAGATCCGAGCACCGCAATTCCTAGTGCATTATCGAGTTTGACTCATTCGCTTCTTGGGAGTTTATTTGCTACCTATTTCCGAAGGGAGTCAAAAAATCCCGCTATTGTCGATTGA
- the rpmG gene encoding 50S ribosomal protein L33 — protein sequence MREIIKLTCVPCAIPGRSNYFQTKNKKTKSEKLVTKKYCKFCKSHTDHKESKV from the coding sequence ATGAGAGAAATCATAAAACTAACCTGTGTCCCATGTGCGATACCTGGGCGGTCAAATTACTTCCAGACTAAAAATAAGAAGACAAAGTCGGAAAAACTTGTGACTAAAAAATATTGCAAATTTTGCAAATCACATACTGATCACAAGGAATCCAAAGTCTAA
- a CDS encoding aminotransferase class V-fold PLP-dependent enzyme, which yields MLPNHSELPSFPPFANWKGISQYFPVQSDSVWLNYCGTTPVSTYAIEMMNLYFQEYSRFGIFAPSFAEPTIKAAIRKYIAEILHCDPSEIGIVHNTSEGINLYSHSIQIPKGKRILVLENEYPSNVYPWEHWKEKGVGLEFIPVGKTPDEFLTNLKNELEKGDVHILSLSPVHWCTGVAFDMDVVSKLCETNHTKLVIDGSQAVGHIDLDFGKTKVAFCAFAAWKWLLGPLGLGVVYLSKEESNGFKLIFKGQASVVNDSSYFPYRNEWKPAADQFEQSTINFNDWIYFYASLKMLSTLGFSRVRERIYEVAGMFKDALHDLGFTLESDSFPNVKTGILAINGHKDPSKFQPEAIQAFLKQRKITAAVRLGRLRMAPHIAIEEEHVARVKVALEEYLKQN from the coding sequence ATGCTTCCTAATCACTCTGAACTTCCGTCCTTCCCACCTTTTGCAAACTGGAAAGGGATCTCCCAGTACTTTCCCGTCCAATCCGATTCCGTTTGGTTGAATTATTGTGGGACTACTCCGGTCTCCACCTACGCTATCGAGATGATGAATCTCTATTTTCAAGAATATTCTAGGTTTGGAATCTTTGCCCCGAGTTTTGCTGAACCGACGATCAAAGCTGCCATCCGAAAATACATCGCAGAAATTTTGCATTGTGATCCATCTGAAATTGGGATTGTACATAACACGAGTGAGGGGATCAATCTTTATTCCCATAGCATTCAGATTCCCAAAGGAAAACGAATTTTAGTTCTGGAAAATGAATATCCGAGTAATGTATATCCTTGGGAACATTGGAAAGAAAAGGGGGTTGGTTTAGAATTTATTCCTGTGGGTAAAACTCCCGACGAGTTTTTAACCAACCTCAAAAATGAATTAGAAAAAGGGGACGTACATATTCTTAGCCTATCGCCTGTTCATTGGTGCACGGGTGTGGCATTTGATATGGATGTTGTTTCCAAACTTTGCGAAACCAATCATACCAAACTTGTGATCGATGGAAGCCAAGCGGTAGGCCATATTGACCTTGATTTTGGAAAAACAAAAGTGGCTTTTTGCGCCTTTGCTGCTTGGAAGTGGTTACTGGGACCTCTCGGGCTTGGAGTTGTATACTTATCCAAAGAAGAATCCAATGGATTCAAACTTATTTTCAAAGGCCAAGCTAGTGTTGTGAACGACTCCAGTTATTTTCCTTACAGAAACGAATGGAAACCAGCAGCCGACCAATTTGAACAAAGTACAATCAACTTCAATGATTGGATTTATTTTTATGCATCATTAAAGATGTTGTCGACTCTTGGGTTTTCTCGGGTGAGGGAAAGGATTTATGAAGTGGCGGGAATGTTTAAAGACGCTCTGCACGACTTAGGTTTTACTTTAGAATCTGATTCTTTTCCCAATGTGAAGACAGGAATTCTTGCCATCAATGGTCATAAAGATCCTTCCAAGTTCCAACCAGAAGCCATCCAGGCCTTTTTAAAACAAAGGAAAATTACTGCAGCCGTACGATTGGGACGACTCCGAATGGCTCCTCATATTGCGATTGAAGAAGAACATGTGGCCCGAGTGAAAGTTGCCTTAGAAGAATACTTAAAACAAAATTAA
- a CDS encoding TraR/DksA family transcriptional regulator has product MPKPAAKSSSAEKGVDKKFIEEVRELLQEKKESLLIKLNQWEDTSSPSGLKEMGDIADIASELNSEALTSVLTENEIETLREIELALEKIENGTYGICEGTKKKIPIARLKAIPWTRFTVEFAEQMAKSRNRAGGYRMDSLSAYPATGMDVDSLD; this is encoded by the coding sequence ATGCCGAAACCAGCTGCAAAATCTTCATCAGCAGAGAAGGGAGTGGACAAAAAGTTCATCGAAGAGGTGCGTGAGCTCCTCCAAGAGAAAAAAGAGTCCCTTCTCATCAAACTCAACCAATGGGAAGACACAAGTTCTCCTTCTGGATTGAAAGAGATGGGAGATATTGCAGACATTGCATCCGAACTCAATTCAGAAGCCTTAACTTCTGTTTTGACTGAAAATGAAATTGAAACTCTGCGTGAGATCGAACTTGCGTTAGAAAAAATTGAAAACGGAACCTACGGGATCTGCGAAGGAACTAAGAAAAAAATTCCGATCGCAAGACTCAAGGCCATTCCGTGGACAAGATTTACTGTAGAATTTGCAGAACAAATGGCGAAAAGCCGTAACCGTGCCGGTGGATACCGTATGGATTCGTTGTCTGCTTATCCTGCAACGGGAATGGACGTGGATTCTCTGGATTAA
- a CDS encoding YiiD C-terminal domain-containing protein, with product MRNRDILLEYKVNPLWNFLEQTYGFEQAFRMFKPYEGANILPKLVDENTMVVTMPLILSNTNYVGTHFGGSLYSMCDPFFMFLLMMNLGKDYMVWDKGAKIDFVKPGEGTVTATFHIPNSEFEDIKELLKKEKKTIRTYETEVVGEDGKTVAKITKDLYIRRLV from the coding sequence ATGAGAAACAGAGATATTCTTCTAGAATACAAAGTAAACCCCTTATGGAATTTTTTGGAACAAACTTACGGATTTGAACAAGCTTTTCGTATGTTCAAACCTTATGAAGGTGCCAACATTCTGCCAAAACTTGTGGATGAAAACACAATGGTTGTTACTATGCCACTCATACTATCAAACACGAATTATGTGGGCACTCACTTTGGAGGTTCTCTTTACTCTATGTGTGATCCATTTTTTATGTTTTTACTAATGATGAACTTAGGAAAAGATTATATGGTTTGGGACAAAGGTGCAAAAATCGACTTTGTCAAACCAGGAGAGGGTACGGTCACTGCAACTTTCCATATCCCGAATTCTGAATTTGAGGATATAAAAGAACTTTTAAAAAAAGAGAAAAAAACCATTCGAACCTATGAAACCGAAGTTGTAGGTGAAGACGGAAAAACCGTCGCCAAAATCACAAAGGATTTATACATTCGAAGGTTAGTATAA